The Mycobacteriales bacterium genome window below encodes:
- a CDS encoding SIS domain-containing protein: MSIDQAGCAAAIQDVIDQVLHTQRDNISAAAGLVADSLAAGGVVQAFGTGHSQGLSMEIAGRAGGFVPTNMLAIRDIVIYGGVKPADVDRLVERDPAVAHQIYDLATITPEDIFVIGSNSGGNGSVVEMAQLVRERGHRLIAITSLAHSTRIESRHPSGKRLFELADVVIDNCAPYGDSLMSLAGGGSVCAVSSITSALAAQLMVAEVVARQLAAGLTPPVYLSANVPGGDEHNDELEARYAGRIRRGIS, translated from the coding sequence ATGAGCATCGATCAGGCCGGCTGCGCCGCCGCGATCCAGGACGTCATCGACCAGGTGCTCCACACGCAGCGGGACAACATCAGCGCCGCGGCCGGGCTCGTCGCCGACTCCCTCGCCGCCGGTGGAGTCGTCCAGGCTTTCGGCACCGGCCACTCGCAGGGCCTGTCGATGGAGATCGCCGGACGAGCCGGCGGTTTCGTGCCGACCAACATGCTCGCCATCCGCGACATCGTGATCTACGGCGGCGTGAAACCGGCGGACGTGGACCGCCTGGTCGAACGCGACCCGGCCGTCGCCCACCAGATCTACGACCTCGCGACGATCACCCCGGAGGACATCTTCGTCATCGGCTCCAACTCCGGCGGCAACGGCTCGGTCGTCGAGATGGCGCAGCTCGTCCGGGAGCGCGGCCATCGCCTCATCGCGATCACGTCACTCGCGCACTCGACCCGCATCGAATCCCGGCACCCGTCGGGCAAGCGGCTCTTCGAGTTGGCCGACGTCGTGATCGACAACTGCGCGCCGTACGGCGACAGCCTGATGTCGCTCGCGGGTGGTGGTTCGGTCTGCGCCGTCTCGTCGATCACGTCGGCGCTGGCCGCGCAGCTGATGGTGGCCGAGGTCGTCGCCCGGCAGCTCGCGGCCGGACTCACGCCGCCGGTGTATCTGTCCGCCAACGTGCCGGGCGGGGACGAGCACAACGACGAGCTCGAGGCGCGCTACGCCGGGCGGATCCGGCGCGGTATCAGCTGA
- a CDS encoding PIG-L deacetylase family protein has translation MSNPQQYVDGSRSPDVQRILVVTAHPDDLDFGAAGTIATWTKSGIEVAYCIATRGDSGQSGTLPRDEVAASREAEQRAAAAAVGVSDVTFLGYPDSRVLVTLDLRRDIARQIRRVRPQRVLTMTPERTWDRVVHNHPDHMAVGEATLCAVYPDAANPYIHPELFADEGLEAWRANDVWMIAAPQPTTYVDVTDTFDMKVAALRAHASQTSHMSGLTDRLRAELAENAATVGLPEGRLAEVFRAFHTARA, from the coding sequence ATGAGCAACCCACAGCAATACGTCGACGGCAGTCGGTCTCCTGATGTGCAGCGCATCCTGGTCGTCACCGCCCACCCCGACGACCTCGACTTCGGCGCGGCCGGCACGATCGCGACCTGGACCAAGTCCGGGATCGAGGTCGCCTACTGCATCGCGACCCGCGGTGACTCCGGCCAGTCCGGGACCCTCCCCCGCGACGAGGTCGCCGCGTCCCGCGAGGCCGAGCAGCGCGCCGCGGCGGCGGCGGTCGGGGTGAGTGACGTGACGTTCCTCGGCTACCCCGACAGCCGGGTGCTTGTGACCCTCGACCTGCGCCGCGACATCGCCCGGCAGATCCGCCGGGTGCGGCCCCAGCGCGTCCTGACCATGACCCCGGAGCGGACGTGGGACCGCGTCGTGCACAACCACCCGGACCACATGGCGGTCGGCGAGGCCACGTTGTGCGCCGTCTACCCCGACGCGGCCAACCCGTACATCCATCCCGAGCTCTTCGCCGACGAGGGCCTCGAGGCATGGCGGGCGAACGACGTGTGGATGATCGCCGCGCCGCAGCCCACGACGTACGTCGACGTCACCGACACCTTCGACATGAAGGTCGCCGCGTTGCGGGCGCACGCCAGCCAGACGTCGCACATGTCCGGCCTCACCGACCGGCTCCGCGCGGAGCTGGCCGAGAACGCCGCAACGGTCGGCCTGCCCGAAGGCCGGCTCGCGGAGGTCTTCCGCGCCTTCCACACCGCCCGGGCCTGA
- a CDS encoding PspA/IM30 family protein — translation MANPFVKSWKYFMSWFGAKVDEKADPKIQIQQAIEDAQRQHQSLCQQAAQVIGNQRQLEMKLSRQLGDIERLQGSARQALVLADQSTKKGDATKAAEYTQTAQAFANQLVSTEQSVEDLKGLHDQSLQAAAQAKKAVESNAMMLQQKLAERTKLLSQLEQAKMQEQVSSSLQSMSELAAPGNVPSLAEVQEKIERRYATALGQSELANNSVQGRMLEVEKSTIDMAGSARLDQIRASMGEIGPTAETPAVEAAPSGGDTAEPQNTPQQQTSEPS, via the coding sequence ATGGCCAACCCCTTCGTGAAGTCATGGAAGTACTTCATGTCCTGGTTCGGTGCGAAGGTGGACGAAAAGGCCGATCCGAAGATCCAGATCCAGCAGGCGATCGAGGATGCCCAGCGTCAGCACCAGTCGCTGTGCCAGCAGGCTGCGCAGGTCATCGGCAACCAGCGCCAGCTCGAGATGAAGCTCTCGCGTCAGCTCGGCGACATCGAGCGGCTGCAGGGTTCGGCGCGGCAGGCCCTCGTGCTCGCCGACCAGTCGACGAAGAAGGGCGACGCGACGAAGGCGGCCGAATACACGCAGACGGCGCAGGCCTTCGCCAACCAGCTGGTCTCCACCGAGCAGTCCGTCGAGGACCTCAAGGGTCTGCACGATCAGTCGCTGCAGGCCGCCGCGCAGGCGAAGAAGGCCGTCGAGTCCAACGCGATGATGCTGCAGCAGAAGCTCGCCGAGCGCACCAAGCTGCTCAGCCAGCTCGAGCAGGCCAAGATGCAGGAGCAGGTGTCCAGCTCGCTGCAGTCGATGTCCGAGCTCGCCGCTCCGGGCAACGTGCCGTCCCTGGCCGAGGTGCAGGAGAAGATCGAGCGGCGCTATGCGACCGCTCTCGGCCAGTCCGAGCTGGCCAACAACAGCGTGCAGGGGCGGATGCTCGAGGTCGAGAAGTCGACCATCGACATGGCCGGATCGGCGCGGCTGGATCAGATCCGCGCGAGCATGGGCGAGATCGGTCCGACCGCCGAGACCCCGGCGGTGGAGGCTGCGCCATCCGGTGGCGACACCGCGGAGCCGCAGAACACACCCCAGCAGCAGACCTCCGAGCCGAGCTAG
- a CDS encoding DNA-formamidopyrimidine glycosylase family protein: protein MPEGDTVWLAAKRMNTALAGRQLTAAELRVPAYATVDLVGRRVVEVIPRGKHMLTRLDDGRTLHTHLRLDGAWQLVRAGARWRGGAAHQVRVVLANADWQAVGFRIHDIAVVPTADEHRLVGHLGPDLLGPDWDAPEATRRIAGQPDRAIAEALLDQRNLAGIGNLYKSETLFLRGISPWAPVSTVDDLTGVVMLAQRLIAANREHPEQATTGDLHRGRQHWVYRRGREPCRRCGTPIRGAMQAERITFWCPACQPAPAQAAAARS, encoded by the coding sequence GTGCCCGAGGGTGACACGGTGTGGCTCGCCGCCAAGCGCATGAACACTGCCTTGGCCGGTCGTCAGCTGACCGCTGCCGAGCTGCGAGTGCCCGCCTACGCGACCGTCGATCTGGTCGGGCGGCGCGTGGTCGAGGTGATCCCGCGCGGCAAGCACATGCTGACCCGCCTCGACGACGGCCGGACGCTGCACACCCACCTGCGCCTGGACGGTGCCTGGCAGCTCGTGCGGGCCGGCGCCCGGTGGCGGGGCGGGGCGGCGCATCAAGTCCGCGTCGTGCTGGCCAACGCCGACTGGCAGGCTGTCGGTTTCCGGATCCACGATATCGCCGTCGTACCCACCGCCGACGAACACCGGCTGGTCGGCCACCTCGGCCCTGACCTGCTCGGTCCGGACTGGGATGCGCCGGAGGCGACCCGCCGGATCGCCGGGCAACCCGATCGGGCGATCGCCGAGGCGCTGCTCGACCAACGCAACCTCGCCGGCATCGGAAACCTCTACAAGTCCGAGACGCTCTTCCTGCGCGGCATTTCTCCGTGGGCGCCGGTGTCCACAGTGGACGATCTGACCGGCGTCGTCATGCTCGCCCAACGCCTCATCGCCGCCAATCGGGAGCACCCCGAGCAGGCGACCACCGGCGACCTGCACCGCGGGCGGCAGCACTGGGTCTACCGGCGCGGTCGCGAGCCGTGCCGCCGCTGCGGTACGCCGATCCGGGGGGCGATGCAGGCCGAACGGATCACCTTCTGGTGTCCGGCGTGCCAGCCCGCCCCAGCGCAGGCGGCCGCTGCCCGGTCGTAG